One genomic window of Mercenaria mercenaria strain notata chromosome 2, MADL_Memer_1, whole genome shotgun sequence includes the following:
- the LOC123564158 gene encoding coiled-coil domain-containing protein 40-like, whose product MADSDPTERPASSASKKDEVAENTGTGEPSEAQAERPPSGRPQSAAKSAAGSRPTSAKPGSRPASGKPGSRPASGKPGSRPVSAKSGGSNRPPSAPRSGRGSAADNKAPSPEAVEQPVEQQGEQPGVDREETGQSLDRPASAGSRKGSRPASASRPQSASREQTQDTAGAPAPGGDDGDGDNVVEDDFQGMDQNYGQLMAAGGGGPPDGDGSDGSGDDDEEEDEGQEEDSDEGSDAESNVMVVLEPDHPLMKRFQAALKNQLTKQNEKVTLELRELDESLKNRKKEREDLGVDLYGIQQELARYQMMLEKRHDEFSEVKQVRTQEEQQLEDVRNMYKDLQYNANVEKKKTSELQGEVENLALRLFYMQNAKEDVRSDIAIMRRAAEKADTEVAKAEIEKQKQDLFVDRLVERVDKLKEEIAMYEAQLTAQLEETKAAKEQLMEAYMEIEAISLEKKQLYQQWNSSLIGMRRRDEAHAAMLEALSQQQQKVLSLETEIEGYKKSIQKEQEQNEKLTLILNKTERDIETVKKQLTQCQSKHDALKSEYATYTRILHETEQSLNRAMTDKTLRQNELNALWKQIEREYLEKVKLEDDIMEKMRSQLTMDKAAQYTKKLTTKKRELTKQLETQMAEVENDISQNTLQISNVKARIERLQKISADLDKEIARQNEIINKSESEIVRRNAIIERKQNLIDQFNKKLEVMISKAGGVELGPLEININSLQKSIDARVQEIVDLQQLWLRQQTELVRLSKDKDEQSVDVTKLKKQLTILTQKKARTEGEIDGQRLETYEIERSISNMQNDMIKLNKLLHKEKGTQVMLQQDNILKENDFITRLKDHEHESIELQTNLEALKEEKERLLNSLVEAERQIMLWEKKTQLARETRAAVDSEVGQGEVRAMKAEIHRMQVRYSQLMKQQEKMIQEMEKAVSRRDTIVTRGDASQKINKKVLTKGTFERQMNETRKKIKQTIQEANSCDGEIQQLRDHQTQLSSQLEQGQLNVQSLQSNSDTIDGDIDRLIEVKQKNMTELLARQQKMKYYQQAKEGKYNRLCKSEASLESEYQKQVDRMQSLSAIVDRLNQEYPHAQPTLRRVTVNLSSKSVDDESL is encoded by the exons ACCTGCATCTAGTGCATCCAAAAAGGATGAAGTTGCAGAGAACACCGGGACAGGGGAGCCCAGTGAAGCACAAGCAGAGAGACCACCATCTGGTAGACCTCAGTCAGCAGCAAAATCTGCTGCAG GATCCAGACCCACATCAGCAAAACCAGGCTCAAGGCCAGCATCAGGCAAACCAGGCTCCAGGCCAGCATCAGGCAAACCTGGATCAAGACCTGTTTCTGCCAAATCTGGTGGTTCCAACAGACCTCCGTCAGCACCAAGAAGTGGGCGTGGTTCAGCAGCTGACAATAAAGCACCTTCACCAGAGGCTGTAGAACAGCCAGTTGAGCAACAAGGGGAACAACCTGGTGTGGACAGAGAGGAAACAGGCCAGTCACTGGACCGCCCTGCATCAGCTGGCTCTAGAAAAGGTTCAAGACCTGCTAGTGCTAGTAGACCACAGTCAGCATCCAGAGAACAAACACAGGACACTGCTGGAG CTCCTGCACCAGGTGGGGATGATGGGGATGGTGACAATGTAGTGGAGGATGATTTCCAGGGTATGGACCAGAACTATGGGCAGCTAATGGCTGCAGGAGGGGGTGGACCACCAGATGGTGATGGAAGTGATGGCTCaggtgatgatgatgaggaagaAGATGAGGGTCAGGAAGAGGACTCAGACGAGGGCAGTGATGCTGAGAGTAACGTTATGGTAGTTCTTGAACCCGACCAT CCACTGATGAAAAGGTTTCAAGCTGCTCTTAAGAATCAGCTTACCAAACAGAATGAGAAAGTCACATTAGAACTGAGAGAACTG GATGAGTCATTGAAAAATCGTAAGAAGGAGCGCGAGGACCTTGGTGTAGATCTTTACGGAATACAACAAGAACTTGCTCGGTACCAGATGATGCTCGAGAAACGGCATGATGAGTTCTCGGAGGTGAAACAGGTGCGAACTCAGGAGGAACAACAGCTAGAGGATGTCAGAAATATGTATAAAGATCTACAGTATAATGCTAATGTGGAGAAGAAAAAGA CGTCTGAGTTGCAGGGTGAGGTAGAGAACCTTGCACTGAGACTGTTCTACATGCAGAATGCCAAGGAGGATGTGCGTTCTGACATTGCCATCATGAGGCGAGCAGCTGAGAAAGCCGACACCGAGGTAGCCAAGGCTGAAATAGAGAAACAGAAACAGGATCTGTTTGTAGACCGCCTTGTAGAACGGGTAGATAAACTCAAGGAAGAGATCGCCATGTATGAAGCACAGCTCACTGCCCAGCTAGAAGAGACAAAAGCTGCCAAAGAACAGTTGATGGAAGCTTATATGGAAATTGAG GCAATCAGTCTAGAGAAGAAGCAGTTATACCAGCAGTGGAACAGCAGTTTGATTGGTATGAGGAGGAGAGATGAGGCTCATGCTGCCATGCTCGAGGCACTCAG TCAGCAACAACAGAAGGTGCTGTCCCTGGAGACAGAGATTGAAGGGTACAAGAAATCAATCCAGAAAGAGCAGGAGCAAAATGAGAAGCTGACTCTGATACTGAACAAGACAGAGCGAGATATCGAGACCGTGAAGAAACAGCTGACACAGTGCCAGAGCAAACACGACGCCCTCAAGTCAGAGTATGCCACTTATACCAGGATACTTCATGAGACTGAGCAGAGTTTGAACAGAGCAATGACT GACAAAACACTGAGACAGAATGAGTTGAATGCTCTATGGAAGCAGATAGAGAGAGAATATCTGGAGAAAGTGAAGCTGGAGGATGATATCATGGAAAAGATGAGGAGTCAGCTCACCATGGACAAGGCTGCTCAGTATACCAAAAAACTTACCACAAAGAAACGGGAATTGACTAAACAACTG GAAACACAAATGGCCGAGGTGGAGAACGACATATCCCAGAATACCCTACAGATCTCCAATGTCAAAGCTCGTATAGAACGTCTACAGAAAATCTCAGCAGATCTTGATAAGGAGATTGCCAGACAGAATGAGATCATTAACAAGAGTGAGAGCGAGATTGTGCGCAGAAACGCAATCATTGAGCGTAAACAGAATCTCATTGATCAGTTCAACAAAAAACTTGAAGTTATGATCAGCAAGGCTGGC GGTGTTGAACTTGGTCCACTTGAGATCAACATCAACTCACTACAGAAATCAATAGATGCTCGAGTACAGGAGATTGTTGACCTGCAACAGTTGTGGTTGAGACAGCAGACTGAGCTGGTGCGACTTTCTAAGGACAAGGATGAACAATCTGTTGATGTAACCAAGCTGAAGAAACAGCTTACAATTCTTACCCAGAAAAAAGCTAGAACTGAAG GTGAGATTGATGGTCAGAGGTTGGAGACGTATGAGATAGAACGCAGCATCAGCAACATGCAGAATGATATGATCAAACTAAACAAACTCTTACATAAAGAGAAGGGAACACAAGTCATGTTGCAACAAGACAATATCCTCAAAGAAAACGACTTCATCACTAGGCTCAAG GACCACGAACATGAGTCTATAGAATTACAGACTAACCTCGAGGCTCTGAAGGAGGAGAAAGAAAGGCTGCTCAACAGTCTTGTTGAGGCTGA ACGTCAGATTATGTTGTGGGAGAAGAAAACTCAGCTTGCTCGTGAAACTCGTGCTGCTGTGGACTCCGAAGTTGGTCAAGGCGAGGTGCGTGCCATGAAGGCCGAAATCCATCGTATGCAGGTCCGATATTCACAGCTGATGAAGCAACAAGAAAAGATGATACAAGAGATGGAGAAGGCTGTGTCAAG ACGTGACACGATAGTTACTCGAGGGGACGCCTCACAGAAAATCAACAAGAAGGTGCTAACAAAAGGAACATTTGAACGCCAAATGAATGAAACTAGAAAAAAGATTAAACAAACAATTCAG GAGGCAAATTCATGTGATGGTGAAATCCAGCAGTTACGTGATCACCAGACACAACTGAGCTCGCAGCTGGAACAGGGTCAGCTGAACGTCCAATCATTGCAGAGCAACTCGGACACCATTGATGGAGATATTGATAGACTTATTGAAGTTAAACAGAAG AACATGACAGAATTGCTGGCCAGACAACAGAAGATGAAATACTACCAGCAGGCAAAGGAAGGCAAGTACAACCGGCTCTGCAAGTCCGAGGCATCATTAGAATCAGAGTATCAGAAACAGGTTGACCGGATGCAATCTCTGAGCGCCATCGTGGACAGGTTGAACCAGGAGTATCCTCATGCACAGCCCACTTTACGACGTGTCACTGTTAATCTTAGCTCAAAGTCTGTAGATGATGAAAGTTTATAG
- the LOC123564162 gene encoding cyclin-F-like isoform X2, with the protein MKVMRMLSGLQRSPNEFIPVHKHLRSCQQRLTIWDLPEEILIHLLKSLHVKDLLSMRQVHPYFRDLIDNSQSIWACVTFQESWPSSVNLQHFDKAAEVGNIEALVKLAIAYLYNEGLQGDNDGKKVSRNGTKAAEMFCRVESLTPNTDPFTWLFIRPPWSLNGACCKECVFNYMKEYLKKDESRKMEVCVAKTLQLLDKDKNNDEIVSYLEQAASQGSGIAAYMLWSHTKCNFSVLDKAGELECIRKLRDICSLGHIDAKLELCKYYAVSKYGGICKSKAMSFIRDFVHSVPALNTQESFQRSQELTASMRYILVDWLAEVAAMKLFSTHTFHVAVGVVDRFLQVNSVPRSKLQLLGVSAMVLCSRLLGSDIITIREAAWLTDNTYKYEDVVRMMGEITATLRGNLRTATSVDFAEIFNTILSHDRRLCYLSQYICELALLQAEMGQYSPAETAASAVLLSRLLTKMDDAWPSTMQEATGFCIEDLNRCAFHMHEKCFLEGSVVDHRDVTLQAVKQRYADDDCCRVSEIEIISYKDLCKSLGVTHHIVHGMDIHVRFRNDDELIVSPQKKRRRTGLRSESNKTTSTPKTPRTRLHRPVIDSPMLNDSPRLNESVLSGYDGDREDDLDDSIIIDESIEDLKREVLSDEGMLGNEGDHISVFSSDNTRSPQKSTFNFSAPSPFKQCLSFSSSKFDCDYSSQISSSQSSHDSDGPSTSMGLCSSSDNSAFSTSFINLRSTSMTLRSATVTSGACGSLSSDSECDISGLSGIKRLKSSRSPRHMTLRNTPKRRSRRISGGSRTFIFK; encoded by the exons ATGAAAG TGATGCGAATGTTAAGTGGACTCCAGAGGTCACCAAATGAGTTTATCCCAGTTCATAAACATCTGAGAAGCTGCCAGCAGAGATTGACAATATGGGACCTGCCAGAAGAAATCCTGATACATCTCCTCAAAAGCCTACATGTAAAAGATCTTCTCAGCATGAGACAG GTTCATCCATACTTTCGAGACTTGATTGACAACAGTCAGTCAATTTGGGCATGTGTCACATTTCAGGAATCCTGGCCATCTTCTGTTAATCTTCAACACTTTGACAA AGCTGCTGAAGTAGGAAATATTGAAGCCCTGGTTAAACTTGCCATAGCCTACCTCTATAATGAAGGAT tACAAGGCGATAATGATGGGAAAAAAGTGTCAAGGAATGGAACTAAAGCAGCAGAAATGTTCTGCCGAGTAGAATCATTAACCCCTAACACAGACCCCTTTACCTGGCTCTTTATACGACCACCATGGTCCCTAAATGGGGCATGTTGTAAGGAGTGTGTGTTCAACTACATGAAGGAATATTTGAAAAAG GATGAAAGTAGAAAGATGGAGGTGTGTGTAGCGAAGACTTTACAGTTGTTAGATAAAGACAAGAATAATGATGAAATTGTATCCTACCTCGAACAGGCAGCAAGTCAAGGCTCTGGGATTGCTGCCTACATGTTGTGGTCACACACAAAATGTAATTTTTCG GTGTTAGATAAAGCTGGGGAACTAGAATGTATACGTAAACTACGTGATATATGCAGCCTAGGACATATTGATGCTAAACTAGAGCTATGTAAATACTACGCTGTTTCCAAATATGGCGGTATATGCAAATCCAAAGCCATGTCTTTCATTCGAGATTTCGTGCATTCCGTCCCTGCCCTCAATACTCAGGAGAGCTTCCAGCGATCTCAGGAACTTACTGCCTCAATGAG ATATATTCTAGTAGACTGGTTAGCTGAGGTAGCTGCCATGAAGTTGTTTTCGACACACACATTCCACGTGGCTGTTGGGGTTGTGGATCGGTTTCTTCAAGTAAACTCTGTACCCAGGTCCAAGCTTCAGTTGCTCGGTGTTTCAGCTATGGTTCTATGCTCAAG GTTACTTGGTTCTGACATTATCACAATACGAGAAGCTGCCTGGCTAACTGACaacacatacaaatatgaagatGTCGTAAGAATGATGGGAGAAATCACGGCAACATTGCGTGGAAATCTGCGTACTGCAACAAGCGTTGACTTTGCTGAAATCTTCAACACTATATTGAGTCATGATCGTCGTCTATGTTACCTGTCTCAGTATATCTGTGAACTTGCATTGCTACAGGCGGAGATGGGACAGTACAGTCCTGCAGAAACAGCTGCTAGTGCTGTTCTCCTGTCCAGACTCCTTACAAAGATGG ATGATGCATGGCCTAGTACAATGCAAGAAGCAACAGGGTTCTGTATAGAAGACTTGAACAGATGTGCCTTCCATATGCACGAGAAATG TTTCCTGGAGGGTTCTGTAGTGGATCACCGAGATGTTACGCTGCAAGCAGTAAAGCAGAGGTACGCTGATGATGACTGTTGCCGAGTCAGTGAAATTGAA ATAATTAGTTACAAAGATTTGTGCAAGAGTTTGGGAGTCACTCATCATATTGTGCATGGGATGGACATCCACGTGCGTTTCAGAAACGACGATGAGCTGATAGTGTCACCTCAGAAGAAGAGGCGGCGAACTGGTCTGAGGAGTGAATCCAACAAGACAACAAGTACTCCCAAAACTCCTAGAACCAGGCTCCATAGACCAGTCATTGACTCCCCAATGTTAAACGACTCTCCAAGATTGAATGAATCGGTGCTGTCAGGGTATGATGGTGACAGAGAAGATGATCTTGATGATTCTATCATCATTGATG aGAGCATCGAGGATCTCAAGCGTGAAGTTTTGTCAGATGAAGGAATGCTGGGAAATGAAGGGGACCATATTTCTGTTTTCTCTAGTGACAATACCAGATCTCCACAGAAGTCGACATTTAATTTCTCCGCACCATCACCCTTTAAACAATGTCTTTCATTTTCAAGCTCAAAGTTTGACTGTGATTATTCATCTCAAATATCATCATCACAGAGCTCTCATGATAGCGACGGTCCATCCACCTCGATGGGATTGTGTTCTAGTTCTGACAATAGTGCATTTTCTACATCATTCATTAATTTGCGATCCACTTCCATGACATTACGATCGGCAACCGTTACCTCTGGTGCATGTGGCTCTCTTTCCAGTGATTCAGAGTGTGACATTAGTGGACTGTCTGGAATTAAGCGATTAAAGAGTTCACGATCACCTAGGCATATGACCTTGAGAAATACCCCAAAAAGACGAAGTCGTAGGATCAGTGGTGGCAGCAGAACATTCATCTTCAAATAA
- the LOC123564162 gene encoding cyclin-F-like isoform X1: protein MVLVSYLMRMLSGLQRSPNEFIPVHKHLRSCQQRLTIWDLPEEILIHLLKSLHVKDLLSMRQVHPYFRDLIDNSQSIWACVTFQESWPSSVNLQHFDKAAEVGNIEALVKLAIAYLYNEGLQGDNDGKKVSRNGTKAAEMFCRVESLTPNTDPFTWLFIRPPWSLNGACCKECVFNYMKEYLKKDESRKMEVCVAKTLQLLDKDKNNDEIVSYLEQAASQGSGIAAYMLWSHTKCNFSVLDKAGELECIRKLRDICSLGHIDAKLELCKYYAVSKYGGICKSKAMSFIRDFVHSVPALNTQESFQRSQELTASMRYILVDWLAEVAAMKLFSTHTFHVAVGVVDRFLQVNSVPRSKLQLLGVSAMVLCSRLLGSDIITIREAAWLTDNTYKYEDVVRMMGEITATLRGNLRTATSVDFAEIFNTILSHDRRLCYLSQYICELALLQAEMGQYSPAETAASAVLLSRLLTKMDDAWPSTMQEATGFCIEDLNRCAFHMHEKCFLEGSVVDHRDVTLQAVKQRYADDDCCRVSEIEIISYKDLCKSLGVTHHIVHGMDIHVRFRNDDELIVSPQKKRRRTGLRSESNKTTSTPKTPRTRLHRPVIDSPMLNDSPRLNESVLSGYDGDREDDLDDSIIIDESIEDLKREVLSDEGMLGNEGDHISVFSSDNTRSPQKSTFNFSAPSPFKQCLSFSSSKFDCDYSSQISSSQSSHDSDGPSTSMGLCSSSDNSAFSTSFINLRSTSMTLRSATVTSGACGSLSSDSECDISGLSGIKRLKSSRSPRHMTLRNTPKRRSRRISGGSRTFIFK, encoded by the exons ATGGTGCTTGTTTCTTACT TGATGCGAATGTTAAGTGGACTCCAGAGGTCACCAAATGAGTTTATCCCAGTTCATAAACATCTGAGAAGCTGCCAGCAGAGATTGACAATATGGGACCTGCCAGAAGAAATCCTGATACATCTCCTCAAAAGCCTACATGTAAAAGATCTTCTCAGCATGAGACAG GTTCATCCATACTTTCGAGACTTGATTGACAACAGTCAGTCAATTTGGGCATGTGTCACATTTCAGGAATCCTGGCCATCTTCTGTTAATCTTCAACACTTTGACAA AGCTGCTGAAGTAGGAAATATTGAAGCCCTGGTTAAACTTGCCATAGCCTACCTCTATAATGAAGGAT tACAAGGCGATAATGATGGGAAAAAAGTGTCAAGGAATGGAACTAAAGCAGCAGAAATGTTCTGCCGAGTAGAATCATTAACCCCTAACACAGACCCCTTTACCTGGCTCTTTATACGACCACCATGGTCCCTAAATGGGGCATGTTGTAAGGAGTGTGTGTTCAACTACATGAAGGAATATTTGAAAAAG GATGAAAGTAGAAAGATGGAGGTGTGTGTAGCGAAGACTTTACAGTTGTTAGATAAAGACAAGAATAATGATGAAATTGTATCCTACCTCGAACAGGCAGCAAGTCAAGGCTCTGGGATTGCTGCCTACATGTTGTGGTCACACACAAAATGTAATTTTTCG GTGTTAGATAAAGCTGGGGAACTAGAATGTATACGTAAACTACGTGATATATGCAGCCTAGGACATATTGATGCTAAACTAGAGCTATGTAAATACTACGCTGTTTCCAAATATGGCGGTATATGCAAATCCAAAGCCATGTCTTTCATTCGAGATTTCGTGCATTCCGTCCCTGCCCTCAATACTCAGGAGAGCTTCCAGCGATCTCAGGAACTTACTGCCTCAATGAG ATATATTCTAGTAGACTGGTTAGCTGAGGTAGCTGCCATGAAGTTGTTTTCGACACACACATTCCACGTGGCTGTTGGGGTTGTGGATCGGTTTCTTCAAGTAAACTCTGTACCCAGGTCCAAGCTTCAGTTGCTCGGTGTTTCAGCTATGGTTCTATGCTCAAG GTTACTTGGTTCTGACATTATCACAATACGAGAAGCTGCCTGGCTAACTGACaacacatacaaatatgaagatGTCGTAAGAATGATGGGAGAAATCACGGCAACATTGCGTGGAAATCTGCGTACTGCAACAAGCGTTGACTTTGCTGAAATCTTCAACACTATATTGAGTCATGATCGTCGTCTATGTTACCTGTCTCAGTATATCTGTGAACTTGCATTGCTACAGGCGGAGATGGGACAGTACAGTCCTGCAGAAACAGCTGCTAGTGCTGTTCTCCTGTCCAGACTCCTTACAAAGATGG ATGATGCATGGCCTAGTACAATGCAAGAAGCAACAGGGTTCTGTATAGAAGACTTGAACAGATGTGCCTTCCATATGCACGAGAAATG TTTCCTGGAGGGTTCTGTAGTGGATCACCGAGATGTTACGCTGCAAGCAGTAAAGCAGAGGTACGCTGATGATGACTGTTGCCGAGTCAGTGAAATTGAA ATAATTAGTTACAAAGATTTGTGCAAGAGTTTGGGAGTCACTCATCATATTGTGCATGGGATGGACATCCACGTGCGTTTCAGAAACGACGATGAGCTGATAGTGTCACCTCAGAAGAAGAGGCGGCGAACTGGTCTGAGGAGTGAATCCAACAAGACAACAAGTACTCCCAAAACTCCTAGAACCAGGCTCCATAGACCAGTCATTGACTCCCCAATGTTAAACGACTCTCCAAGATTGAATGAATCGGTGCTGTCAGGGTATGATGGTGACAGAGAAGATGATCTTGATGATTCTATCATCATTGATG aGAGCATCGAGGATCTCAAGCGTGAAGTTTTGTCAGATGAAGGAATGCTGGGAAATGAAGGGGACCATATTTCTGTTTTCTCTAGTGACAATACCAGATCTCCACAGAAGTCGACATTTAATTTCTCCGCACCATCACCCTTTAAACAATGTCTTTCATTTTCAAGCTCAAAGTTTGACTGTGATTATTCATCTCAAATATCATCATCACAGAGCTCTCATGATAGCGACGGTCCATCCACCTCGATGGGATTGTGTTCTAGTTCTGACAATAGTGCATTTTCTACATCATTCATTAATTTGCGATCCACTTCCATGACATTACGATCGGCAACCGTTACCTCTGGTGCATGTGGCTCTCTTTCCAGTGATTCAGAGTGTGACATTAGTGGACTGTCTGGAATTAAGCGATTAAAGAGTTCACGATCACCTAGGCATATGACCTTGAGAAATACCCCAAAAAGACGAAGTCGTAGGATCAGTGGTGGCAGCAGAACATTCATCTTCAAATAA